In the genome of Arachis hypogaea cultivar Tifrunner chromosome 9, arahy.Tifrunner.gnm2.J5K5, whole genome shotgun sequence, the window TGATAATAATCTTTGgataatcaaatatcaaattaatgttctagaAATCTTTTAAATAACCTTGAAATAGGTTCTACTCCAACAAACATATAAGGATTTAGACATAATTGCAAAATTCAATATCCTAAATAAACTTTGATACGATAATTCTTGATCACCACACAAACTTCAGATTAGTTCCAAGTGTAATAATCATTGGAAGATCAAACTGATGATCCTAAAATCTTTAAGAGGAATAAAGATGAGGGTACTCCAAGGGCAACAGCATTCAACATTATCACATATTCTCACGCACACAAATACTAAGCCTTAACTCAAAGAGACTTGGAAAGAAAATGTAAACACGGAACAATCGCAAACAAGTGAATATTATTATagcaaacataataataaatagcTATTCTAATGCGTCTCCGAAAATATTCCAAATAAAAAAAAGCTACATAATCTGATCCACTTGATTCTAATAAATCAAGAAGAGGAAGGCCTGGTCAATTGGATTCAATTCGCTGAGATGAAGAATCAAACAGGGCTGAGAAGCTGAGAGAGTTGGGGTTTTGGTTCGGAGTTCATACCGATGATGATGACGAGAGGGATGAATCCGTAGTGGGTGATAACCTTGGCCTTCTTCATCGCCCATGTCGACCACTCCTTCACGCTCTCGCTTAAGAAACGATCCTCTGATCCCTTCGATCCCTTCGAGCTCTTTCCCTTTGCCTTCAGAGACACACCCCTTGACGCCATTGATCTTTTCTTGCTTCTTGATTCTCTCTCTCAATGAGTGTGTTTAATTGCTTGCTCGCTCGCAGCGTGCGGTGGAGGAGACCTTAAACCCTAATTTCGTGTTGTGTAGGTTTTATTGTGACCTGATTTTTTACTACCCGTTTTAGCAAATGACACCAATTCCCTGCCGTTTAAATGTTACATTTCTATTTGCGCTTAATaccatattaatattaatataccaGTGTAGACCCCGCGCCAACGTAATCTACTTTAttgtatttataaattatttacttacaaaaagattaatatatatttataaaaaaattattttatttagtatataaataaattatttagttaatttttttttgttatatcaaTATTTAATCTGATTAAAAaggttaatatataaaatttgacataattatattttttaatattttagttaacattaatttacgtattttttataactttttcttttattttaataattttaaaaatatattttaattaaatatataaaaaaataagtaaataaaattattattacgtataattgaaattaattattaaagtttttttatatattaatacacCATTATGTAAAAGTGTCtattgataatttaaaaattaaaaaaaatattttaattattaaaaatttaaaattacatgTAATTAAAAAAAGTACTCTAATTTATTGATAAAATAATGTAGTTATATTTTTTTGATAACATTAATCAGACATATATTATCTTTTTACTGGGCTTgactaatatttattaatattttataaatacatTTATATTCATGCTTAGATGATAACAAAGATGAGATTATtagtttagtaaaaaaaatactttttatcacttttaatttgaagtaattttttttagtaatttttaagtTAAGGtagataataaatatttaattgataacttttttaaaaaagtaatatattttaataaatattattatttaaatttaaattacccTTTCTTACAACGCAATTATCTAAAATACTTCACAACTTTCGTAtacaaaatttacaaatttgataaATATCAATGTTTATGTATAAAAGTATATTAATTAAAACGCAGAAGAGtaataaattttttctaaaaaatttgagATAATTTTAGTGTCAATTTCTTACTATACATTATTTAAGTTAATTTACTTTATACAGATATGTTAAAATACAGAATGTACTGAAtgattttttgtatatatttataagAAGTTGAAAATTATAAATGTCCAatctttataacaaaaaaattataaaaattaatattttacacTAAATTTATGTTATTTGACTTATTTCACAAACTGTTGTAATCAATCCATGTATAAATATAATACCAATATTTAATATTTGATACAAAATAAATTAGGTCtcataaaaaaagtataaaaagatTTGAGTTTAAACACAAATTATTGcatattttaatttgttcaatTATTTCTTCTATTACATAAAAGACAACACTATAAATACAATAATTAACTTGAGTtgtatctaaataaaaaaatataacacttAGCTACTTATGTAAGAACTTTGGCGTTTTTTATGttataaataatacataattaaaattatcCACAAAATGAAGGCAACAAACATCACACTAAATacaattttaaagttaaattcaAACTAAATATAACAATATAATCACACTAAATTGATAGTCTAAATTAAGTGTATATTTACCAATATTCCAAAAACTTGCATCAGAACTAAAAGAATATTAAACCCTTAAATGTTAATTTGGATTGGCTttttgagttaaaaaaatattttaaaaaaaataaaatatttttatttaattttaaatctatttgaatacatctttttaaaaaaatatttttatttaaaaaaattaattatttattttgtctaaaaattaacaataccttgttttttaaaaaagtataagCAAAAAacgtattaaaaatttaaaaactttttttaaaaagcaTGTTAAAATGTGAAATAACTTTtgtctattaaaaaaaatcttttaaaaaataaaaaataaatatttttttcaaaagtcaaTTCAAACTAACTCTAATTTCAAAacaaacacaaaattattaaacataaaaaatatagagtgctccaaatatttttaattttttcaacacaAATCGGTGAGTCTGAAttgtgtactccaaatttttaaaattttttcaacacAAATCGGTGGGTCTGATTTGTGTACCCCATAGTTCTaaaaaacacccaaaatcaccATGTTAAAGTATAACACTCATTCTACtaccatatcaaaattttttagccgAAGTATGTCAGTATATACAACTTCTTCTAACATTTCACTGGCAATGTGTTAAAACGTATATTGAGATACTTGGCTAGCACATTGAATCAAAGACTGATATTTCATTCTAGCATTGATTTAACTCTCTTTGCTTTTTCAGACGACTCTGATTGGGGAGTCTAGCCGCAAGCAAGCATCTGTGAGTTGAAATAGCATAGAAAGCATCTGTGAGTTGAAATAGCATAGAAGCTTGGTTGAGGCGGATTATCAACTAATATGGATTCAAAATCTTCTCAAGGAGTTACATGTTCAATTGCCATCAATTTCAACTCTATATTGTGACAACatgagtgctattttattagagCCAACCCAAAGAATTTTGAATGTTCATATTGATTCGGTTGATCAAGTAGCAAATATTTTTGCCAAAGTCCTTTCCATTGACCCCTTTAATAGATgcaagttaaaacttaaaagtaactTCTAACACCTCATTAAGTTTCAGGGAGAATAATAGAGTTAGAGAAATAAAGAGTGAAAAGGAAGTTAGCTAATAAATAGAAATTCTGTTATTCTGTTTGAAACAGAATTTGTTAGAGTAGGTTAATTCTCTCTCAGTCTCCATTCATCAGTTGATAATCATTCAGTAAATTCTTCATACTCATTTCATCACCACTGTACTGCATCTACATAATGCATCTGCATAATGCTTCTGCATTAGCTCAATCATTTCACGATTCTTTCAGCAACAATTGTTAATGCTATAAATTAATCACTTTTTCCTTGAGGACAAAAATGACACTACATTGATTTAACTCTAATCACTTTTTCCTTCCCCTTTATCACAGGACTCCAGACATTAATCAACCTAAAAATTTTCCACACAACTTGCAAAAGGCGTAATGTGATAATAATCTTTGaataatcaaatatcaaattaatgttctagaAATCTTTTAAATAACCTTGAAATAGGTTCTACTCCAACAAACATATAAGGATTTAGACATAATTGCAAAATCCAATATCCTAAATAAACTTTGATACGATAATTCTTGATCACCACACAAGCTTCAGATTAGTTCCAAGTGTAATAATCATTGGAAGATCAAACTGATGATCCTAAAATCTTTAAGAGGAACAAAGATGAGGGTACTCCAAGAACTCCTATTAGATGCAACAGCATTCAACATTATCACATATTCTCACACACACAAATACTAAGCCTTAACTCAAAGAACAACCACATCAAGTGACTTGGAAAGAAAATGTAAACACGAAACAATCGCAAACATGTGAATATTATTAcagcaaatataataataaatagctCTTCTAAAGCGTCTCCGAAAATatcccaaataaaaaaaaaagctacaTAATCTGATCCCCTTGATTCTAATAAATCAAGAAGAGGAAGGCCTGGTCAATTGGATTCAATTCGCTGAGATGAAGAATCAAACAGGGCTGAGAAGCTGAGAGAGTTGGGGTTTTGGTTCGGAGTTCATACCGATGATGATGACGAGAGGGATGAATCCGTAGTGGGTGATAACCTTGGCCTTCCTCATCGCCCATGTCGACCACTCCTTCACGCTCTCGCTTAAGAAACGATCCTCTGATCCCTTCGATCCCTTCGAGTTCTTTCCCTTTGCCTTCAGAGACACACCCCTTGACGCCATTGATCTTTTCTTGCTTCTTGATTCTCTCTCTCAATGAGTGTGTTTAATTGCTTGCTCGCTCGCAGCGTGCGGTGGAGGAGACCTTAAACCCTAATTTCGTGTTGTGTAGGTTTTATTGTGACCTGATTTTCTACTACCCGTTTTAGCAAACGACACCAATTCCCTGCCGTTTAAATGTTACATTCCTATTTGTGCTTAATACCATATTAATATACCAGTGTAGACCCCGCGCCAACGTAATCTACTTTAttgtatttataaattatttacttacaaaaaaattcatatttataaaaaaattattttatttagtatataaataaattaattagttaatttcttTTTGTTATATCAATCTTTAATCTGATTAAAAaggttaatatataaaatttgacataattatattttttaatattttagttaacattaatttacgtattttttataactttttcttttattttaataattttaaaaatatattttaactaaatatataaaaaaataagtaaataaaattattattatgtataattgaaattaattattaaaatttttttatatattaatacacTATTATGTAAAAGTGTCtattgataatttaaaaattaaaaaaatattttaattattaaaaatttaaaattacatcTAATTAAAAAGTATTCTAATTTATTGATAAAATAATGTAGTTATACTTTTTTGATAACATTAATCAGACATATCTTACCTTTTTACTGGGCTTgactaatatttattaatattttataaatacatTTATATTCATGTTTAGATGATAAC includes:
- the LOC112712533 gene encoding mitochondrial import receptor subunit TOM7-1; the protein is MASRGVSLKAKGKSSKGSKGSEDRFLSESVKEWSTWAMKKAKVITHYGFIPLVIIIGMNSEPKPQLSQLLSPV